The following are encoded in a window of Sphaerisporangium siamense genomic DNA:
- a CDS encoding GNAT family N-acetyltransferase, whose amino-acid sequence MSIRVAAVGELPVLQDIERAAGRLFREIGMPSVADEEPLSLEVLAGYQGAGRAWVTTDAEERPLAYLIAEVVDGNLHLAQVSVHPDAARRGLGRALIDHAAAYARAGRFPALTLITFARVPWNAPYYERCGFWSLDDGELTPGLRALRREEAAQGLDRWPRVCMRRDL is encoded by the coding sequence GTGAGCATTCGCGTGGCCGCCGTCGGCGAACTCCCCGTGCTGCAGGACATCGAACGCGCCGCCGGGCGGCTCTTCCGCGAGATCGGCATGCCGTCGGTCGCCGACGAGGAGCCGCTCTCCCTGGAGGTCCTCGCCGGGTACCAGGGGGCGGGGCGGGCGTGGGTGACGACCGACGCCGAGGAGCGTCCCCTCGCCTATCTCATCGCCGAGGTCGTGGACGGCAACCTCCACCTGGCGCAGGTCTCCGTCCACCCGGACGCGGCGCGCCGGGGCCTCGGGCGGGCGCTCATCGACCACGCCGCCGCCTACGCGCGGGCCGGGCGGTTCCCGGCGCTCACGCTGATCACGTTCGCGCGGGTGCCGTGGAACGCGCCCTATTACGAGCGCTGCGGGTTCTGGTCCCTGGACGACGGCGAGCTGACGCCGGGCCTGCGGGCGCTGCGCCGCGAGGAGGCCGCGCAGGGGCTGGACCGGTGGCCGCGCGTGTGCATGCGCCGCGACCTCTGA